The nucleotide window CCATTTTAGTTGAGGGAAAGAGATGATTATTAATGGCGTCCAATCTCTGCATTCAAGTTTGGTATGCAAAAATGAAAGTATAGGTATTGTATTATTACAAAATCGTACACGGCCGTGGCACTATCAAATTTATAGTATCCTTTTCCTCTCCCAAATAGTATTGTGGGTGAATAAATAAGTGATGCTTTGTTAGCTACCTTCTTATCTACCACAATTCTAAAGCATTTATGGGATTGATGCGCAACTGTTGGGTGCTCACGGAAAtcattttatttgaatttaattattatttttaatatttaagttCATCTCAAATTATAACATTATCACTTAAATGATgactaaatttatttaaatttataaatcttaATTAATAGTATGaagttaatataaatattattttttaattttaaattctttCTTAATTCGATCATAATactcaaattatttatttcaatgaaATTTAATCAggtcaaatatttaatttaatttaatttaaaaataatttttttataataaaaatattataatttataatattaattattataatatttttattaaactaatatttatattttatttaaaatataaaataaaataattaaaattaaaattaaatgctgtttaaaataattaaaaaattaaaattaaacatcGTAGCAtccaatttttcttttaattttttaattattttattttaataaatttttatatatttaatttttatttaatttgattttaaattaaaaaataattttttataataaaaatattataatttataatattaattattataatatttttattaaaataatatttatattttatttaaaatataaaataaaataattaaaaaaaactaaaaccACCGGATGCTACTTACTTACAGAagcatctaattttttttaattttttaattattttattttaataaattttagtatttgaatttttatttatttttatttaatttaattttaagttaaaaaataattttcataataaaaatattataatattaattattataatattatttattaaaataatatttatattttatttaaaatataaaataaaataattaaaaattattataactaaCGTTGagcttttattttatattttaattttttatttaattaaaatttaatttaattttaattttaaaaataattttttataataaaaatattataatatataatattaattaaaataatatttttattttatttaaaatataaaataaaataattaaaatattaaaataaaaatcaaacgctattttttaatttttcttttaatatttatatactaTTTATAATAATGTTTAAACTCTCAAAATGCAATTATAATTAACGTTTTGCTGttctattttttatttcaatgtaATTCTTCCTTTTTtagtaattaaattcaaaatcacttttttttatataattttttttattccacCATTTTGGTAAAAAAACCAAAAACCTAAGGGCAAAAGCATGCGGGGAAAGAGAGAACAAGCAAAAGCATACAGCTCACGGGCACAAGTTTGTAAACTAGACGGCCTTTCTTAAATGGTGTTAAATAAgagaaattataataaataaagagATCGTAGCCATTGCCCATCACAAGTTTAAACTAATAGATCCCTTCCCTATTCTCCAGCGTCCATTCCCATCACCACCTTGAGTCCCCAAGCCTAAAAATCGCACGGGCCTCTCTACTTCTCTCTGTCTACGGCCTCCTCGTGTGACCCTGCAGCAATAAATTGAAATCAACAAAAGCAGGGCTTTGAAAACACCGAGATAGCTAATAAGTCTCCCATATTCCGTATGCCTGAGCCTCATCACTTCAGCGATTATGGCTTTGACCCACAAATCGACTTCTTTCAGGTCTCACTCCTGTATTAGTTTATTACTCTGTTTTTTTTGTTATATGATTTCAAGTACTTTTTGACACTTACCCATTAAGTTGTTTTTGTGTTGAAACAAAGTTCTTGGAAGAAGCAAGAAAGCACAAGCGTGAGACAGTGAGGTCTGTAGACTCTTTGCATTTCAAGCTCCAGAAACCCATCTCCAAAGATGACTCTAACAGAAAGATCCACAAGACCAAGAAGAAACGGTGGTGGAGAAAAGCCTTCTTATTTTTCAAATGGAAGTGGATCTACGGCCACCATAATAACGATCTTTCCGATGAAGAAGATGTCCATAAAGCTAGGGCTCGAGCATTCAGGGCATCAGTATCGGGTCCTGTGTACATAACTGAAAGTATAAGTGGTTCAAGTACTCCACACAGGACCACCAACCGCCCATCATCGGGTCCGCTCGCCGGAAATCTGACTACGGAGAGGAGGGGTGATTTGGAGATACCTTATTTGAGTCTGAGGGAGCTTAACAGGGAGCAGCAGCAGCAGAGGATGTCCACTTCTGCTATGCCAATATATTTGGTCACTTAATTAAAATGTTTCAGCTTTTAAGTCTTTTTTAGCTCTGTGCAGTTTCTGTTTCAAGATGTCACATTGTTACTGACTAGTGACTACTACTTGTTTGGTAAGTAATGATGGGTGTGGGTTTTGATTTGTGGGGCTtaaccattattattattattattattattattattttcttggattttttctttttttttttttttccagattTTGGGAAGTTCAAGCTTCAAAAGGTGTTTGATCCTTTTGGAGGATGATTGGATTGGATTATTGAGTTCCGCAACTAATAGTAACTCGGTGGTTTGACTAAGTCGCCTCCACTCATTTTCTCCCTTCTTTATTCGCCAACTTTCACGAGGCTTTTTAATTAGTGGTTGGattattttatttgttaatataaattattaaaaaatttcctttatttttttaaaaagaccCTTGAAAGCTTGTCGCTTTTATGCTTTAGATCAATATATCCACTTTTAGCACAGATCCTGTGAATAAAATTGAAGTGGGAAAGGCAGATGTGTAGAGCTGCCTTGTGATATGGGGTTTGGGTGACATGGGTAGAGCATAGGTTTTGGAAGATGCAAAGACCTCCTTCCTTTATGTGTGTTTAATGCAAGAAAAAATCATTATCTTTAACTATATAATGTGGTGTGGGTAATGAAGAAGTTCTGCAACTACCAATTTGTTTAATTACTTATTATTAAATTCGAAAGGTTGGTATTTTTTAATTCAGTGCCGACAATCTCATCTATTTTAAACCCTGGACAGGTTGGTGGAGATTAATCATGTATGTTATGGTATGGATGGAGTGGAGGAGGAGAAATACCCCAGTATGCAGCTCATCCATCCAATGTGAAAATACCAGTCAGCTCTACCGTAAAGCAATATGTTTCGGGCACTTCGATTGGTAGCTTTCGTCCTTTTTCACATCATGGACCTTGCTCCTTACAAAGTGAAAACAACCCATTAGGATACAGTTCCAACTTCCCCTAGGAGAGCCGGCATGTTATCATTGCGCTTGATATACTTTGCCTTAGCCCAAGGGTGGCCGCCGAACCCATTTGAACCGGCAATTTTGGTTCAAAATTTAAGATATCAAAATTAAAACTATAGAGTTCATTCGGTTCCAATTTATTTATGGTCTCTGTCTAATTTTAGTTTGGTTTGATTCCAAGTTTTTATCAAATTGAATTGGTTTCAGTTTTTTTCTTATATACTTATGGGTAAAAACATGCATAAACTAAGGACTCACAGCAGTTACACCATGTATTAGTAGAATTTATTATTTAGTGTAAATGGAATTCACATAAGGCCCATTTGTAATTGatgttattattaaaattttattataaaactttgccgttTTAAGAATATTTTTAATAGATGAATTACATTGTACTGATTGAGTGCTTTTTAATATAATGACAAATTCAACCGATTTCTTAATTTTCAAACTGCCAGAGTCcccattttttattaaattatataaataattattatattaagatAAGagtaaaattacaaaaaaaaaaaaaaatcaattaatgcaTCTTAATTTTCTTAAAGTAACAGGTAAATTTGGATAAATCAAGTGACAGATAATAGTGAACGAAATAAATATTATATGGGAAGCCCATTAATGATTGAATTGTTAAATTGAAGCACACTggtaatgaattttttttattatttcattcatTCACTTTTATCAGTGTTTTaagatttttatataataattaaaaaattaattaaatcacttaaattataataaaatattatttaatttaatttaattatttttataacattttattaaaagagaaaaaaaagttagtaaaatgaattttaagaaattataacAAAACaacgtatataaattatttttttaatttttaagtttacaTTAAAGTATGTAGAGTTAAATTGTTTATTCAAATATATATAACAAAGAGtccgaaaaaataattattttactagtataattttaTCATATAAATATCTATATTGAATAAAGAAAATTATTCAgttataaaaagtaaaaaaaaattataaatactctattataatatttaatttaatacattccacatattatttaatatgaatataataataaaaatataatatttttttcattattttcttttaatttaagcgTAAAAAATACGCAATCCCTTCTCCCTTCTccttttatttttgttaaaagaatttatatgaaaaataataaattttattttaaaagagaTTTTACTATTTTTACAGTAtcacaaaattttaataatattaaattattttttaaataatattaaaattatttttaaaattataaaatcttaaatttaaaaGTGCAAATCAAATGATTACAAAAATTGGAACACGCATCTCATTCACGAAGTGAGAGggtccattttttttttattaaagcaATAGAAGATAAATTTCGTGATACATGTTTCTTATCTTGTTACATTAAGATAAGTGACTTAATTACAGCCACAACGCTGTCATCAAAGTCCCATAATCAACGCACAGCACGTTGCCAAATAACATGCCTCGGGCCTCAATATATTCCCGTCTTCTTTGAATGCGCTTTAGGTGGCAGCTCATCACTGGTGTCGCccactaaaaaattattaaaaatatttaatcctATACATTATCCCAGTTATATAAACAAAAATGTTACACGATTCAAATTGAGTTAATTCAAAATGATAtattgataattaaattaaaatttattattattttacccTTTTAATATATGAGTCATTTATGATGACTTGTGAGCTATTTAGCTTATTTATAAGCCACTTGACTATAAAATCTCTTCATTCAATATCTACTCACCAAACAACATTTTTCAATATCAAATTAAGATAGTAGCAATTGTTGAAACTCTAAAAATTAATGCTATAGAAAACATACAAATTTAAAGATATTGTATACTATAAACTAttacatataatatatttattataagataagatatattgatttttaatgataagttatacttttatatttattttttttaacttgaaatatcatataaatttaatatatattaattgaaaTGAAGTAAATAGCATtttcaaaatgaaattaaatattataacaatAAATATTGATATTAAAGTAAGTATCatagtaaaatttatttgaaatttgataGTGGTGTTAGAGTGATAATGATGGCGGTGGTGGGTTAGTGTATGTAGGGTGACGGTCaaactaattatatttatattttttcagtatataaaatattaatatatatatatatattttttaaatcatATATACTCCATAAACACTCAAATCACCACGGTTTACAATCACCATTATTATCGTTATTTAAATCATTTACTTACAAATTATATAGATATAGATAgatataaatgtaaaaataaatattacttgATATAATATACActtttaacaaataaaatttatatttttgaaaaaaaattatatatatatatatttatattttcgaaaaaaaatattatatatatatatatatatacaaacacACACACTAGagcttgtataatatatatatatttcatgcaaTAAAATGTTGGATGAGGGTAAGTAGCTTAACTAGCATAGAAGCACGCATCTCAGCGTGGTTCAAAGTTCGAGCCCTCTCTATGTTAgatgttatttttttttcatttataagcACACTTAACACAATACGttctttatatatgtatatatattttcgTTGATTTGAAAAGCGGATGAGGGCTAATAACCTGATTGCACATGCTCCCAAGCATAAGGTAGAAGGTTCAGGGTTCGAATATTTCAtttgccctttttttttctttatgattatttataattctttttcattaaaaaatataatattaaattgtaataattggaagtatttttaaaccctaattaacacttttccttaaaatttataacaaatgtttatatttaaaattataagatatatataaatcatttacttatatacataTAGTTTTATAGTATTAACACCACTTCACTACTATTAAAATAATCACCTATATAACGATCAATAGTTAAATCAGCActaccactataatcaccacgtgTATAATATTACCatcattattataattaaatcattatttttaatttaaatatagagagagatagtaaaaaatatttaaagaaTGATAGATATAAAATGAATTATAGATAGATATATTaagattattatatatatataaagataaatagagggagagagagataaagaTGTGGAGAGAGATATATATAAATGCATAAATCCTCTACCTTATGCTTAGGAGCATGTGCCAATTGGACTACTAGCTCTCATCCGATAAATTTttgtacacacacacacaagagTTATTTTAAAATCAACACATACTGATTTATACATTTCTATATATCTCTCTCCATATCTTTATCTCTCTCCatctatttatctttatatatactATAATCTTAATATCTCTGTCTATAGCTCTTTTTATTTatatcattctctaaatatctttaactagctccctctatatttaaattaaaaacgaTGATTTAATGATAATTATCGTGGTAATATTGTATACGTGGTGATTGTAGCAGTGATGTTGATTTAACGATTAGTCATTGTACAGGTGATTATTATAGTAGTAGTGAAGTGGTGTTAATACTGTAAAATTAGGTGTATataaataaatgatttatatatattttataattttaaatctaaaaatttgttatattataattttaaggaaaaatattaattaggatttaaaaatacttacaatcatcacaatttaatattatatttttgaatgaaaataattataaaggatcacaaaagaaaaaaaaaaaaaaggaaaaaatggagaGATCGAACCCTAAAACCTCTGTCTTATGCTTAGGAGCATGTGCCAATCGGACTATTAGTCCTCATCCACTTTTGAAATcaatgaaaatatatatatatatatatatacacacacatatataaagaATATATTATGTTAGGTGTActtataaatagaaaaaaaatgacATTTGATATAAAGAGGGTTCGAACCCTAAACCATACTAGAATGCGTACTTTTATGCCAATCGGGCTATTTACcctcatttaacattttattgcatgaaatacatatatattatacaagctctaaagtgtatatatattatttttttcaaaaatataaattttatttgttaaaattgtatatcatgtccagtaatatttatttttacatttatatcTAATTATTCTCTACAATCTAATTTATTATGTTAGCTCATCATTGCTGCATGTAGTGGCTCATATGTGCATGCATTAATGCAATAGACACACTTCTCGAATCATCAGTTCTTGAATGGTGTTCATAGCTGCAAGCAATAATAGCTTGTTGCATGCACGTTTTCCTTTGCATGAGCCATGAAATGAACTACTTCACAAActctaagttttaaagttatttttaagctgttttctctctttcttttaaaGGTATAATAGTAAAATTATATACATTAATATAATTTAAGCTAGTTCAAATTGAACTATTTATCAGTGctcttatataaaatatatttttttatattattaattttttttatataaaaaaattatttctcaatGTTATCAATGTATTCCATAATTAACCACCAAGCACAGTAGTAAGTACACTCTTGTCTGTTTCCGGATCAATCACGCTGATCAGAATATGTCCAAAATTTATGTCTTCATATTTATTATCTTCGTTACATTTTCCCAGGAAACAAACAGTAATAGTTAGCATTTTCTAATTTGTTAAAAAATTcacaaattaataattattaaatttaattattaatttatattttaaaaatataaaaataaattaatttattaagttGCCTTAACAAGACAAAGCCTGTCATTATGAAATGGAATTACTGTTTATTTATGTGAAACCAATAATTATGTAATTTAGACGCAAAGTGAAACCAATAATTATGTGAAATGGAATTACTAATGAATTGTTATGTAATTTAGACTCAAAGTGATTCCTTTCTTATTTGgactaaaattaattatataaatatatattttatccaGCTTAGGGACAGTCTTTCTATTAACAatcccatttttatttttctagatAAATTATTACACCATAAGAACTAAAACCAAACCCTCTCAGTCAAGCTAAGATAGAGATAATGGAGGCTATAGAGCATAGATTTCTCAATGTCAATGGCATAAACATGCACGTAGCGGAGATGGGTCCGGTGAACGGCCCAGTGATTCTCTTCATTCACGGATTCCCTGATCTCTGGTACTCCTGGCGCCACCAGATTGTGGCGCTGGCTACTCTGGGCTACCGAGCAGTGGCACCGGATTTGAGAGGCTTCGGAGACACCGACGTACCGGCTGATCCGCGGAGCTACACCGTCTTCCACATCGTCGGTGATCTCATCGGGCTCTTGGACACCGTGGCACCCCACCAGGAAAAGGTTTTTGTAGTGGGTCATGACTGGGGAGCTTACATGGCGTGGTTCTTGTGTCTGTTTAGACCTGACAGAGTCAAGGGTTTGGTTAATCTGAGCGTGACTTTTCCTCCTAGAAACCCCAAGATGAAAATTTTGGACGCGATTAGAGCTGTTTACGGTGATGATTACTACATGTGCAGAattcaggtttttttttttttttaatttttttatgggtTTTCTGCATTGCTGTTGAATCTTTATCAAGTACTTGAATTTTTGCATGGATTACTATTGATCATTATTTTATTTGAAGTCTAGAGATCTTGTCCTGTTTCGAAAGTTGGGACCTCAATTTTTTGTTGTTCATCTATTTCTGGAAGTTATTATAAAATTAAGATTCTGGAAGTGAAAGGGTAGATATTTTAGGTGGGTAGGATTAGGCAATTTGTTTACTCGAACAGGCATCTAAACAGTAGATAATTTGAAACAAATGTCTTCTGGGTTATCTTGCATTTGTTCCACCTAA belongs to Hevea brasiliensis isolate MT/VB/25A 57/8 chromosome 4, ASM3005281v1, whole genome shotgun sequence and includes:
- the LOC110633021 gene encoding uncharacterized protein LOC110633021, giving the protein MPEPHHFSDYGFDPQIDFFQFLEEARKHKRETVRSVDSLHFKLQKPISKDDSNRKIHKTKKKRWWRKAFLFFKWKWIYGHHNNDLSDEEDVHKARARAFRASVSGPVYITESISGSSTPHRTTNRPSSGPLAGNLTTERRGDLEIPYLSLRELNREQQQQRMSTSAMPIYLVT